The Azospirillum baldaniorum genome contains a region encoding:
- the truB gene encoding tRNA pseudouridine(55) synthase TruB, which yields MARKRKGEPIHGWVVLDKPAGMTSTQALSKVRRHLNAEKAGHGGTLDPIATGILPIALGEATKTVSYAMDGEKTYRFTVAWGTRTTTDDREGTAVETSAARPDAEAIRAALPGFLGFVEQIPPQYCALKINGERAYDIAREGEVVDIAPRTVRIDRLELIETPDADHAVLEVDCGKGTYVRSIARDLAERLGTLGHIRDLRRLRVGSFTLDGAISLDDLTAMEQGAAVERLLLPIETALDDIPALALTDAEAHRLKHGQTVALLTRQDRERLTALRGDVGGDGTVIALFGGKPVALARVEGAEVRPVRVLNL from the coding sequence GTGGCTCGTAAGCGCAAGGGCGAGCCGATCCACGGCTGGGTCGTGCTGGACAAGCCGGCGGGGATGACCTCGACGCAGGCGCTGTCCAAGGTGCGGCGCCATCTGAACGCGGAGAAGGCCGGGCACGGCGGCACGCTGGACCCCATCGCCACGGGCATCCTGCCCATCGCGTTGGGCGAGGCGACCAAGACCGTGTCCTACGCCATGGACGGCGAGAAGACCTACCGCTTCACCGTGGCCTGGGGCACCCGCACGACCACAGACGACCGCGAGGGAACGGCGGTGGAGACGTCCGCGGCGCGTCCCGACGCCGAGGCGATCCGCGCCGCTCTGCCCGGCTTCCTCGGCTTCGTCGAGCAGATCCCGCCGCAATACTGCGCTCTGAAGATCAACGGCGAGCGCGCCTACGACATCGCCCGCGAGGGGGAGGTGGTGGACATCGCCCCGCGCACCGTGCGCATCGACCGGCTGGAGCTGATCGAGACTCCGGACGCCGACCACGCGGTGCTGGAGGTGGATTGCGGCAAGGGCACCTATGTCCGCTCCATCGCCCGCGACCTCGCCGAACGGTTGGGGACGCTGGGGCACATCCGCGATCTGCGACGCCTGCGCGTGGGGTCCTTCACGCTGGACGGGGCGATTTCCCTGGACGATCTGACCGCGATGGAGCAAGGTGCCGCGGTCGAAAGACTTCTGCTGCCGATCGAGACCGCGCTGGACGACATCCCGGCGCTGGCCCTGACGGACGCGGAAGCGCACCGACTGAAGCACGGCCAGACGGTGGCACTCCTCACCCGGCAGGACCGCGAACGCCTCACGGCGCTGCGCGGCGATGTTGGTGGGGATGGCACCGTCATTGCGCTTTTCGGCGGCAAGCCGGTGGCGCTGGCGCGCG